A region of Neovison vison isolate M4711 chromosome 7, ASM_NN_V1, whole genome shotgun sequence DNA encodes the following proteins:
- the CD3D gene encoding T-cell surface glycoprotein CD3 delta chain, giving the protein MEHCRFLVGLILAVLLSQGSPSKITVEELEDMVFLTCNANIERLEGTLPLPHGKMWNLGKRNLDPRGIYVCNGTDEQDHKRHFTQVYFRMCQNCVELDSATLAGIIITDLIATLLLALGVYCFSGHETGRFSKAADTQVLLENDQLYQPLRDRNDAQYSHLGENWPRKK; this is encoded by the exons ATGGAACACTGTAGGTTTCTGGTTGGCCTGATACTGGCTGTCCTTCTCTCCCAAG GGAGCCCCTCCAAGATAACTGTGGAAGAGCTTGAGGACATGGTGTTCCTGACGTGTAACGCCAACATCGAGCGGTTAGAGGGAACACTGCCATTACCACATGGTAAAATGTGGAACTTGGGAAAACGCAACCTGGACCCACGAGGAATATATGTGTGCAACGGGACAGATGAACAAGACCACAAACGACATTTTACGCAAGTATATTTTCGAA TGTGTCAGAACTGTGTGGAGCTGGACTCAGCTACCCTGGCTGGCATTATCATCACTGACCTAATCGCCACTCTGCTCCTTGCTTTGGGGGTCTATTGCTTTTCTGGACATGAGACTGGAAGGTTCTCTAAGG CTGCTGACACTCAAGTTCTGTTGGAAAATGACCAGCTCTATCAG CCCCTTCGGGATCGGAATGATGCTCAGTATAGTCATCTTGGTGAAAACTGGCCTCGGAAGAAGTGA
- the CD3G gene encoding T-cell surface glycoprotein CD3 gamma chain encodes MEPGKHLAGLILAVTLLQGTTAKTKEEAPVVKLDGDREDGSVLLICHSKDTEITWYKDGKQENSSNGAKLNLGSSIKDPQGIYQCKGSNGTSKPFQIYYRMCQNCIDLNTGTVSSFVFAEIISFLFLAVGVYFIAGQDGVRQSRASDKQTLLSNDQLYQPLRDRENDQYGHLQGKRLRKN; translated from the exons ATGGAGCCGGGGAAGCATCTGGCTGGCCTCATCTTGGCTGTCACTCTTCTTCAAG GTACGACAGCCAAGACGAAAGAAG AAGCTCCTGTGGTAAAACTAGATGGCGATCGAGAAGATGGTTCGGTACTTCTGATTTGTCACTCAAAAGACACAGAGATCACATGGTATAAAGATGGGAAACAAGAAAATTCCTCGAATGGTGCTAAGCTGAATCTGGGAAGCAGTATCAAGGACCCTCAAGGGATATATCAGTGTAAAGGATCAAATGGCACTTCAAAACCATTCCAAATATATTACAGAA TGTGTCAGAACTGCATTGACCTGAACACAGGCACTGTATCCAGCTTTGTCTTCGCCGAAATCATCAGCTTTTTATTCCTTGCTGTCGGTGTTTACTTCATTGCTGGACAGGATGGAGTTCGCCAGTCCAGAG cttcagacaagcagactctgttgtCCAATGACCAGCTTTACCAG CCCCTCAGGGATCGGGAAAATGACCAATATGGCCACCTTCAAGGAAAGCGATTGAGGAAAAATTGA